From Providencia sp. R33, a single genomic window includes:
- the rpmJ gene encoding 50S ribosomal protein L36: protein MKVRASVKKLCRNCKVIRRHGSVRVICSVEPRHKQRQG, encoded by the coding sequence ATGAAAGTTCGTGCTTCCGTCAAGAAATTATGCCGTAACTGTAAAGTTATCCGTCGCCATGGTAGCGTTCGTGTAATTTGCAGTGTTGAACCAAGACATAAACAACGTCAAGGTTAA